In Silene latifolia isolate original U9 population chromosome 3, ASM4854445v1, whole genome shotgun sequence, a single window of DNA contains:
- the LOC141649470 gene encoding uncharacterized protein LOC141649470 — MSVDFKSPEFIHQLREALKHARETEECWQPRRERIVDAFKASDLPEFVGGADPEAYLEWERKIDRLFDFKDLDDDNRCRFAILKLSKEASLWYEAMKAKRVREGKEKIDSWVSLKRKLRKRYVPSTHRLSTYRKIADFRQAKLSVSEYLDEFQNLAIMGELEEVEEQKIARFLRGLNYNIASTVELYQYFDFDTLCSLCLKVKSQGKTKYGSGSNSKSSKPKTLSKTESKSVGTPNNQAVSNTSTGSPKNTAGPPSKTPGKETSLAKVRCFKCQGFCHYQSACPNQRVVTLREALECRDELLAEEEQMDEFLISNENEEGEEEVEGYEAPNVNTNLVLRTLKVDSKPIESGQRNQLFHTNCKVNDRWVSLIIDGGSCTNVASTEMVSKLGLKTTKHPHPYALHWLDNGSSVKVTKQARVNLAMGSYVDEVLCDVIPMYACHILLGRPWQFDRDVLHRGRCNEYELKDKGKRIVLKPLPPQNSCVAATNTVPKAGMSLLIGERDVERAIDGGERVFLLVAKENSSSNVVLQENDRVEKLLTEFSDVFPDELPAGLPPIRGIEHQIDLIPGSSLPNKAAYRCNPEETKELQKQIDELMARGYVRESISPCLCLVLLVPKKDGSWRMCVDSRAVNNITIKYRFPIPRLDDMLDELHGSVIFSKIDLRSGYH, encoded by the coding sequence ATGTCGGTGGATTTCAAAAGTCCAGAATTCATTCATCAATTACGGGAAGCCTTGAAACATGCTCGTGAAACTGAAGAGTGTTGGCAACCTAGAAGAGAACGAATTGTTGATGCATTCAAAGCGAGTGATCTTCCTGAATTCGTTGGAGGGGCTGATCCCGAGGCCTATTTGGAGTGGGAACGGAAAATCGATCGTTTGTTCGATTTCAAAGACTTGGATGATGATAATAGGTGTAGGTTTGCAATTCTGAAATTGAGCAAAGAAGCGTCGCTGTGGTATGAGGCGATGAAGGCTAAGAGGGTCCGAGAAGGCAAGGAGAAAATTGATTCTTGGGTGTCCCTAAAACGCAAACTACGGAAAAGGTATGTACCATCGACCCATAGGCTGTCTACTTATCGCAAAATCGCTGATTTTAGACAAGCCAAATTGAGTGTTAGCGAGTATTTAGATGAATTTCAGAATCTTGCTATTATGGGTGAATTGGAGGAAGTAGAGGAACAAAAAATTGCTCGATTTTTGCGTGGTTTAAATTATAACATTGCTAGCACGGTTGAGTTATACCAATATTTTGATTTTGATACTTTGTGTAGTCTTTGTTTGAAAGTTAAATCCCAAGGGAAAACTAAGTATGGGAGTGGGTCGAATTCAAAATCGAGTAAGCCTAAAACGTTGTCTAAAACCGAGTCTAAATCTGTCGGTACTCCAAATAACCAGGCCGTGTCTAACACCTCGACTGGCAGCCCTAAAAACACCGCTGGTCCACCCTCTAAAACCCCGGGAAAAGAGACTAGTTTGGCTAAGGTTCGATGCTTTAAGTGTCAAGGATTCTGTCATTATCAAAGTGCGTGTCCTAATCAACGAGTTGTGACCTTAAGAGAAGCCTTAGAGTGTCGGGATGAGTTGTTGGCCGAGGAGGAACAGATGGATGAGTTTCTGATTTCTAATGAGAATGAGGAAGGGGAAGAAGAAGTAGAGGGTTATGAGGCACCTAATGTCAATACTAATTTGGTTTTGCGAACTTTGAAAGTTGATTCTAAACCAATTGAGTCGGGACAGCGAAACCAACTGTTTCATACAAATTGTAAGGTGAATGATAGATGGGTGAGTCTAATTatcgatggagggagttgtactaACGTTGCCTCTACTGAAATGGTGTCTAAATTGGGTCTTAAGACCACAAAACATCCCCATCCTTATGCTTTGCATTGGCTAGATAACGGTAGTAGTGTCAAAGTTACTAAACAGGCCCGTGTGAATTTAGCAATGGGTTCGTATGTTGATGAGGTTTTGTGTGACGTTATACCCATGTATGCTTGTCATATCTTGTTGGGTCGACCTTGGCAATTTGATCGGGATGTGTTGCATCGGGGAAGGTGTAATGAATATGAGTTGAAGGATAAGGGAAAACGAATTGTACTCAAGCCTTTACCACCTCAAAACAGCTGTGTTGCTGCCACAAACACGGTCCCCAAGGCTGGTATGTCGTTGTTGATTGGAGAACGGGATGTGGAGCGTGCTATTGATGGTGGTGAACGGGTTTTCTTACTGGTTGCTAAAGAAAATTCGAGTtctaatgttgttttgcaggaaaatGACCGAGTTGAAAAACTCCTTACGGAGTTTAGTGATGTATTTCCCGATGAATTACCGGCTGGTTTGCCTCCTATTCGGGgcattgaacatcaaattgaccTTATTCCGGGCTCATCTCTCCCGAATAAGGCTGCTTATCGTTGTAATCCCGAAGAAACAAAGGAACTCCAAAAGCAAATCGATGAATTGATGGCTAGGGGCTATGTTCGTGAGAGTATAAGTCCTTGTCTTTGTCTGGTACTActt